In Pleurodeles waltl isolate 20211129_DDA chromosome 5, aPleWal1.hap1.20221129, whole genome shotgun sequence, one genomic interval encodes:
- the LOC138296856 gene encoding zinc finger protein 268-like, protein MSLLCKNSVKKICFEHRKGHMMDTLYRCTDCDKAFITEMLLIQHQIKHTSEIPNLSNECDTDLETQQHLIVHQRYHTEEKPHKCTECHKAFITKPQLSRHKKTHTGERPYKCGECDKAFRTKVQIIQHQISHTIERPYKCIECKKAFKSKTVLVKHRSIHAVEKPYNCSECDKAFRTEKQITVHRRTHSLEPLYKCTECDKGFKAKGDLLRHQRTHSGEKPYKCIECDKAFKTKGDIIQHQISHTEEKPYLCTECEKAFKSKAVLIRHQSTHSEERPYKCTECDKTFRTKERIMLHQRTHSSERPYKCPECEKTCKVKGDLIRHRRVHSGEKPYKCTECDKAFTQKASLMAHHMTHTGEKPYKCTQCDKAFKTKKDLVLHESVHFEKRPYKCTECSKDFKTKQCLLLHQRTHTGEKPQKCTECVKAFRTKRELIIHQRTHSGDKPYTCTECDKAFRTKGDLMLHQSIHSEERPYKCAECDKAFKLKQVLMLHQRIHSGEKPHKCTECYKAFITKGHLIRHRTTHTGERPYKCTECDKAFRTKQWLKLHQRIHTGERPYKCTECEKSYIKQVNLVVHIRSHTGERPYKCTECNKCFIRNGELTRHQRIHTGEKPYKCNKCVKAFMSKGELIRHQKIHSEERPDMYSTEYEKTYNAREQA, encoded by the coding sequence ATGTCTTTATTGTGCAAAAATTCAGTTAAAAAGATCTGTTTTGAACATAGGAAAGGGCACATGATGGATACACTTTATAGATGTACCGATTGCGATAAAGCTTTTATCACAGAGATGCTTTTAATACAACATCAGATAAAACATACTTCAGAAATTCCGAATTTATCTAATGAATGTGATACGGATTTGGAAACACAGCAACATCTAATAGTACATCAGCGATATCACACTGAAGAAAAGCCTCATAAATGTACTGAATGCCACAAGGCTTTTATCACAAAGCCGCAGTTAAGCAGACATAAAAAAACCCATACGGGGGAACGACCGTATAAATGTGGTGAATGTGATAAGGCTTTCAGAACAAAAGTACAGATCATACAACATCAGATAAGCCATACTATTGAAAGACCATATAAATGTATAGAATGCAAAAAGGCTTTCAAATCAAAAACAGTACTAGTAAAACATAGGAGCATTCACGCTGTGGAAAAGCCATACAACTGCAGCGAATGTGACAAAGCTTTTAGGACAGAGAAACAGATAACGGTACATCGGAGAACCCACAGTTTAGAACCACTATACAAATGCACTGAATGTGACAAGGGCTTCAAAGCAAAAGGAGATCTATTACGCCATCAGAGAACCCACTCTGGGGAAAAACCATATAAATGTATTGAATGTGATAAGGCTTTCAAAACAAAAGGAGATATAATACAACATCAGATATCCCATACTGAAGAAAAGCCATATCTTTGTACAGAATGTGAAAAGGCTTTCAAATCAAAAGCAGTACTAATAAGACATCAGAGCACCCACTCTGAGGAAAGGCCATACaaatgtactgaatgtgacaagACTTTTAGGACAAAGGAACGGATAATGCTACATCAGAGAACCCACAGCTCTGAACGACCTTATAAATGCCCTGAATGTGAAAAGACCTGCAAAGTAAAAGGAGATCTAATACGCCATCGGAGAGTCCACTCTGGGGAAAAACcatataaatgtactgaatgtgacaaggcTTTCACACAAAAAGCATCACTAATGGCCCATCATATGACTCACACTGGTGAAAAACCATATAAATGTACACAATGTGACAAGGCTTTTAAAACCAAGAAAGATCTAGTGCTACATgagagtgtccactttgaaaaaagACCATATAAATGCACTGAATGCTCAAAGGATTTCAAAACAAAGCAATGTCTACTGCTGCATCAGAGAACACACACTGGTGAAAAACCACAGAAATGTACTGAATGTGTCAAGGCTTTCAGGACAAAAAGAGAACTAATAATCCATCAGAGAACCCACTCTGGTGATAAACCATATACATGTACTGAGTGTGACAAAGCATTCAGGACAAAAGGGGATCTTATGTTACATCAAAGCATTCATTCTGAGGAAAGACCCTACAAATGTGCAGAATGTGACAAGGCATTCAAGTTAAAACAAGTGCTAATGCTACATCAGAGAATTCACTCAGGTGAAAAACCCCATAAGTGTACGGAATGTTACAAGGCTTTTATAACAAAAGGTCACCTGATAAGACATCGTACAACCcatactggtgaaaggccatataaatgtactgaatgtgacaaggcTTTCAGGACAAAACAATGGCTAAAGCTACATCAGAGAATCCACACTGGTGAAAGACcatataaatgtactgaatgtgaaAAAAGTTACATAAAACAAGTAAATCTAGTGGTGCATATTAGATCCCACACTGGCGAAAGGCCATATAAATGTACTGAATGCAACAAGTGTTTTATAAGAAACGGAGAACTAACACGACATCAGAGAATTCATACGGGTGAAAAACCATAtaagtgtaataaatgtgtcaaagCTTTCATGTCTAAAGGAGAGCTAATACGACATCAGAAAATCCACTCGGAGGAAAGACCAGATATGTACTCTACTGAATATGAGAAGACCTACAATGCCAGAGAACAGGCTTAG